CAAGGTCCAAATATATATGGACCTGACTCTATTTTAACCATTTTCATGATGTATTCTGCATTTTGTCTTGCCAGTGTAAATATGATCATTAACTATCTGACTATGTATTATGTGTACATAGTgtcagggtttttatttttatatattgtggaCCACAAAGTTTCCCTAGGAATCAGCAAAGTTAATGAAGGATGTCAATTTGTCAGTCTGTCCTACATCTCTGCTCTTGGACTTTCATTATACGTTTCGGGCCAATggtttttcttattttcctcAGTACATGGCAACATGCTGAAATCCCTACTGTGGCAATCACTTATGTACTAGAGACTGGCTAGATAGAGAGTAGGTTGattaatgttttacagcagtaCACCAGCATTTATTTGTAACCATAACAGATTCAAAACAAGCACTCACCGGGTCGTGTGGGAAGTCCTCTATCTGGAGCTGGACGGGCATCTACAGGCTCAACTAAAAACAAGAAACATGTAACAAAGTGATTATTTACTGCAAATCTTCTAGCATTGCTATCAAGTAAATcctgacagatagagagagaaaaatgaaaaatatgttttttatatGTTTGCCAAGCAACAGGAAGCTAAATGTCCAGAAGTTAATAATTAGCAGATTTTTACAGGACAAGATACTAAGCCAAGATACAAGATACTAAGCCACAATATCATGGCTCAGTATTTGCTCACAAGCCTGACACTCATGAATTCACATtgttaaaaagttaaaatcAGAGCATAGTGAGTGCAGCCACTACGAGAAGCAAATGTGTACATTTCACATCCCGCATCATTTCTCCTCGAGGGAACCTGGTCTGAATATTGCTTTGTCTGAAGAAGTTGAGGGTTTTTGGGTGGCTCTCATATAGCTGTAGCAGGAGATCGACAATATTAAATGCTATACCTAACCTTTAAATGTTGGCACCTGTGCAACCACACAAtcaattagattcaactttaatGACAAGTTTCGGGGATAATGACTTATTAGCACTTCCCCAAACACTGTAATCTGCttgctgtctctgtgtgtgagtgtgcttttAAGAGCTATATCCTGCTGTGCTAACTTGAGCTTGCTTCTCTGTGGTTGTGATGTGATCCATGTGTGCGGTTTTAATGTACCATGGTTATCAGTGTTGGCTTGGTTAAAGCTCTCGGGGTGGATAAAGCCCAGGTTATCCTGCTCCACGGCCACTGAGTCCACAGAAGGGGTGCTGTCAGGGGGCATCAAAGCGTCATTACCATAACTCACTCTCATATCGGACTGAACAGAGGAGAGCTGCTGACTGGCCTCGGCCTGCACACGCTCCAGCAGCAACGCTacacaggcatacagagacagagagaaattatGAGATTGTAAGTCTTATGAGtcactttcatttaaaatatatttggaAATCTATACATTTGAATGCATTATGTATACATGCATATTTGAAATAGTGACTGTTTTTGAGTCAGAGACAAAATGAGACACGATgtaaacagtaaacacacaGTACTCACCCACTTGGCCCTGGATTTCACTAGACACCTGTGGGACCTTGTAGAGGTAGGCCACACTTTCATTCAGACGTTCCTCAATGACACGCAAGTGAGCTAGCACCTAGAAGCAGTGGATTTACAGGTCACACTAATACAGTGCTGTTAGCACCCAGAGACCGATCTACTATGTAAATGTAGGCAGTGAAGTGGATACCTGAGGGCGGATCTGAGCCGCTTTCTTGGGGTCCACCATGCGAACATGCTCaaaatgtttcagtgtgtgCTGTCTGTCCTTTTGCTCGGCACGCACATACTTTTTAAACAGGCCAAACACCTGACGAGGctgcagaacaaaaacaagatgAAACAAGATGGTTTTACACTGTAGTTCAGTATGTGTAGGAGGttagtctgtgagtgtgtgtgtgtgtgtgtgtgtgtgtgtgtgtacgtacccgAGGCTGGTCAGCCTGAAGTGCAGTTAGGAAGCTGTCCAGTGCCATACGGCGGCGGTCGTTAAGCAGAGACTCCACCCGAGCAATGTGAGTCTCTACCAGCTGCTGCCTCTCATTGGCTGCCTCCTGCTCTAATGCCTCAACCTTTTCCTGGAAATGCTGTGtacaaaatacatacataagGCCTACCACATTCagattaatcttttttttattgttattagcaCTGTCAACCTGATCCTCTTTTAAAATCAAGAGCTAAAATTTAGAAAACATCTCACATGGCCTCCTTCAATATTAAACACTCCAGTACGGTCTTACTCTATGCTTCTCTGCTCACTACTATCGGATGTTTCTGATTTTACATAGTAATAATAGGCTTGGTCATGGCTAGTATTAATGCTCaagcaaacaataaaaaaaatactgacaaGGGCATTTAAAATGAGCAAGTTTTTACTTAATCATGAAGACTAGCTCTCTCGCTACATAGCTAGCATAAGCCAGTAACCTttcatatgatttaaattaggttgttttcatcattattatcttttttttttaaatactcttTTGCAGTCAATTATTTCTAGTACCAGTCTGTCCTCGCCATGTGGCAGGTACAAGCAAGATTCATTGCAGGTGGATGTGGTCCAGTACATTAACAACAATCAATGCCTTGCCAAATGAACATACCACTTGAATACACCAATATGGCAAGCAAACTGATTTAGATTACCTGAATGACAGCCTTCTTATCAGCACGGGGAAGGCTCTTCACCTGCCTCTCCGCCTCCTCCCACTCCCTCATCACCTAAAAATGAAAACGCTTCATTATTGTAATAACAGAAACATTATCTCTGATCACAACACTCTCTAAAATGTCTTTTGTGGTGCTCACCTGGGACATCCTCTCCCTGTGTTTGGCCTCTAGACGCTCTTTAGCCTTTTGGAAGTGGGAGTGTTCATTTACATCTCCAGGAGCCTCTAGGTAGCGGCCCACAGCATCAGGGGGGCTTGGAGCCATAGTGGGCACTATGATGGGGAGGGGGGTGGTTTTTATTGGGagcaaagcaaaaaagaaaaaaatgagatgCAAGAACACtggattttgttttgtgaagTACGCAATCAAGTTTATTATTCAAAACAAAACTCTAAAAGCAAAACAATTGTTAGTCAGTTTTTCAAAATAATCAGTCCTCCTTCAAACTTTGCTCTTGATGAAAAGTCAGTAGTGTTAGTAAAAAAGATGGTGCTATAAACTCAAAGCCTCAAGTTAAGTGGCAGACAGCTGCAGGATGAGCCAGAACAGGAAGCGTTCATTGATGTGTAGAACTGTCTAGAAAcactgaactctgtgtgtgtgtgtgtgtgtgtgtgtgtgtgtgtgcgtctcagACCCCAGATTTTGGTGAGTCAGCTCCTGTGTGAAGGATGTGTGAGTATATGATATCAGGTTGGTGGTATAAGACAACAAATCTCCCATAGAGCCCAACTATGTGCTTAACTGTGTGGAAAGCAGAGAGATGTGGGTCAAAGCCACAGACTGGTCAGACCAGCCTGACTTGTACTAAAGAGGCCAAGTGTGCAAGAAAAACACAGGTACtgcaacacagaacacactttAGCAGGTTAAGAGAGAAATGCAGGTTGTTAGAACAAGAAAACCtcaacacaaacattcacaggGCAGTCATTAGGAGCACACAACACTGGAATGCTTATGAAAGAACATATAACACATaaccacaaataaaaaaaagactcacACTACTCTTTCTACAGAGACATTTAGTAAATATGTAATGAGAAGTTAGTCAGTGCTCCACACAGGTCCTTCATAAGGCCTTGTTGTCCATGCACACTAACGCAACCAGGCACAGTGCAGCCAGAGACGGAGAATATGGAGACACAGTGCTAGTTATCAGAGAGAGTAATTCTCCCTCTTAGACAGGACGGGTGTTCTTGGAGGCTTACACACGCTGCTGCTGCACACAGCCATGCAGTACTCCTCTGATTCAAAGTTATTGCGGTTGCCTCCGCAGCCCCCGAAGGTGAAAGTAGCACAGCGTCCTGTCTCGGCAACAAAGTACCACCGGGACAGCTTGGCACGACACGGACCTTTCCGTGCCGGAGCCCAGCACACGGCTGACGAGGGAGAGATACGTCGCATTATTCACACAAATGCATCTGTGTACACACCAGAGCTGTAATGAAGACCACTTCTCAAAAAAGATGATAGATGATTAAAATTCTCCAATGTTCCAAAGTCTGATTAGTTGTGCATAGTTTTCATATAACAGCACAAGTAGTTCTGGCTGTAACTTAAATTAAagggtttatattaatacataagttctaatacattattgtttctgcTACACAGAGACTAAGACTCATAAAGAAtaactttaaaaatgtgttcTTTAAAAGGAAATCTCACACGCATTGATGTGGTAAATTATTTCATAAAGAGACATTTGCTTAATTTTTATAAAGGTAATCTTGGTTGTAAGTTCTCTTCACCTGAGCTACACTTTCTGTTTTCTCGGTAAAACGGCCtgtaactgcatgattttagGCATTGTGCTGcgacatgatcacacacacacaatcagacacagacagacaatcacAGCCTGTTTTCAAAGAGAGAACCCTCTAGTCaataataaacagaacaaaatcTCCATTTCAAAACAGACTGAATAAAAAATAGTTAAGACCCCACTACTAGTGCTTGGAAACAGTTGCACCACCAGGCACTACTGTGAGGCTGAGGTTTGATCAAGACACCAGCtctagcatacacacacactaacacatctGAGATGGTATGGAGTCGAGTCAGGCCACTGCACAAACATGGCAGATGCATTACCTCTCCTTTAAAAAGAGGCATTGACTTTGTTAGCTGAGGCCTATCAGATTCTAAAACTGACACATGAGGAGATATATACCACTTCATCACTTTTCACTGATGTTATTTTAGCTGAAGATCACATATGATGTCCACTGTtgacaaaaaaaagcagctaAGTGGACAGGCTTTACTAGAAGGacgttatacacacatacacacacacactcattttagCATGCACACAGCGGATTCACTCACATTCATGTAATCTTTACTCAAACACAACAACCAATGCTATATGGATGGAGGTTTGTCCTGTCATGCTTAATTAGGCAAAACCTGAAGAACAACAATGTctgattataatatataataccaTATATTCTGCTGTCTACATGCATGTACAAACATTTTTGTTAGTATATGAGTGCAAATGCATCTTACCTCGCACAACCTCTTCTATAGACTCAGTGgttgtagtagtggtggtggtcaTAGCAACATTTGAAGCTTGCTCACTGGTGTCCCGTTCATTCATAGCCTCCTCGtcctcatcatcttcctcgTCGTCTTCCACACCGTCGCCATCCTCATCATTCTCCCAGGCATCTTCTACATCGTCTCCCATGTCCTCATCTACATCCACGGTGGCAGACTCCAGTTCCTGCTGTTCTGTTGGGACTTGTTTCGGCAGGCTGCGATCAAATAAGGAAACTGTGTGTTCACATATCAGCTAAGGTCTATGGGTTTAAATCTGTTGGCACAATATGTGCGAGTGTtaccagtgtgtgttttatttgggTGATGATGCGCTATAAGCATATACCTGTCAGTGTATTCATTCTCAGCGGCTCCCCACCAGACGTCAGAGTTCACTTCCTCTTGCTCTTCAGCCTCAGAGTCTCTCTGTTCCTCCAGTGGGC
This DNA window, taken from Hemibagrus wyckioides isolate EC202008001 linkage group LG06, SWU_Hwy_1.0, whole genome shotgun sequence, encodes the following:
- the appb gene encoding amyloid beta (A4) precursor protein b isoform X1 — encoded protein: MGERTAFVLLIAATLSLAVEVPSDDSVGLLAEPQVAMYCGKLNMHINVQSGKWEPDPSGTKSCIRTKEGILQYCQEVYPDLQITNVVEANQPVSIQNWCKKGRRQCRSHVHIVVPYRCLVGEFVSDALLVPDKCKFLHQERMDMCESHLHWHTVAKESCGDRSMNLHDFGMLLPCGIDRFRGVEFVCCPLEEQRDSEAEEQEEVNSDVWWGAAENEYTDSLPKQVPTEQQELESATVDVDEDMGDDVEDAWENDEDGDGVEDDEEDDEDEEAMNERDTSEQASNVAMTTTTTTTTESIEEVVRAVCWAPARKGPCRAKLSRWYFVAETGRCATFTFGGCGGNRNNFESEEYCMAVCSSSVLPTMAPSPPDAVGRYLEAPGDVNEHSHFQKAKERLEAKHRERMSQVMREWEEAERQVKSLPRADKKAVIQHFQEKVEALEQEAANERQQLVETHIARVESLLNDRRRMALDSFLTALQADQPRPRQVFGLFKKYVRAEQKDRQHTLKHFEHVRMVDPKKAAQIRPQVLAHLRVIEERLNESVAYLYKVPQVSSEIQGQVALLLERVQAEASQQLSSVQSDMRVSYGNDALMPPDSTPSVDSVAVEQDNLGFIHPESFNQANTDNHVEPVDARPAPDRGLPTRPVSGLKPDEMPEVRIDTEERRSAGYEVHHQKLVFFADDVSSNKGAIIGLMVGGVVIATIIVITLIMLRKKQYSSIHHGVIEVDAAVTPEERHLTKMQQNGYENPTYKFFEQMQN
- the appb gene encoding amyloid beta (A4) precursor protein b isoform X2, which gives rise to MGERTAFVLLIAATLSLAVEVPSDDSVGLLAEPQVAMYCGKLNMHINVQSGKWEPDPSGTKSCIRTKEGILQYCQEVYPDLQITNVVEANQPVSIQNWCKKGRRQCRSHVHIVVPYRCLVGEFVSDALLVPDKCKFLHQERMDMCESHLHWHTVAKESCGDRSMNLHDFGMLLPCGIDRFRGVEFVCCPLEEQRDSEAEEQEEVNSDVWWGAAENEYTDSLPKQVPTEQQELESATVDVDEDMGDDVEDAWENDEDGDGVEDDEEDDEDEEAMNERDTSEQASNVAMTTTTTTTTESIEEVVRVPTMAPSPPDAVGRYLEAPGDVNEHSHFQKAKERLEAKHRERMSQVMREWEEAERQVKSLPRADKKAVIQHFQEKVEALEQEAANERQQLVETHIARVESLLNDRRRMALDSFLTALQADQPRPRQVFGLFKKYVRAEQKDRQHTLKHFEHVRMVDPKKAAQIRPQVLAHLRVIEERLNESVAYLYKVPQVSSEIQGQVALLLERVQAEASQQLSSVQSDMRVSYGNDALMPPDSTPSVDSVAVEQDNLGFIHPESFNQANTDNHVEPVDARPAPDRGLPTRPVSGLKPDEMPEVRIDTEERRSAGYEVHHQKLVFFADDVSSNKGAIIGLMVGGVVIATIIVITLIMLRKKQYSSIHHGVIEVDAAVTPEERHLTKMQQNGYENPTYKFFEQMQN